Proteins from a single region of Limisphaerales bacterium:
- a CDS encoding HEAT repeat domain-containing protein, whose amino-acid sequence MKLRLLIFIPFFPLICPAAPKTGLAAITVPDGFTVERVAGPELAPYGMLASFDDRGRLFIAASSGKNIGGQAMSKKPECKIFMLEDENGDGVFDRSTVFADKVGIPMGVLCWKGDVFVASPPDVWRFRDTTGDGVTDQREVLASGWVTRGTASLHGPFLGPEGWLYLTDGRHGFDIKTKDGRHYKGLASRIWRLRTDGTGLEPVAGGGMDNPVEVAFNSAGEMFGTMTYFTNPRNGQRDALMHFLEGGVYLKWHASVSEFKLTGDLLGPMTRFARVAPAGLMCYRGTSFGKAYQGDLFSAHFNPQRIQRHVLKRKGATFVTEDSEFLHSSDPNFHPTDVLESPDGSLIVIDTGAWYIDQCPLSRISRPEHKGGIYRIRRTGAPKIPDPLGAFLDRAEVPPAGLAKLLADPRPFVQDKAIDRLAQSSAAVVPHIAALFKDKTISAEAQCRAIWALHRQGSKPAREVIRTALTHPAPEVRIAAARSTGRAADQAAIQPVLDGLRAKHPAVSREMATALGQMGCRSATVALADAAERSADAHHDHAIIRSLIQLNVHEALFDRLQKGSPKARRAALIALDQVDDSPLKMEHVTPHLAATDPALARSAVWVMTHHADWAPGIVGHLRTQFKKIKWTDAEAQTMRDALKAFAKNAEVQTLIGEILAGEQTASRRLFLLDAIEKSEVNTLPAAWIAAIGKIISHKNVSEHIRLRAVGLVQARNLSALDPQLKQAAADESAPEPFRLALLGALAPRLNIVEPEIVRYLIRHATGKSATIRATAARVIGQLPLNEKQILSVAEKAMPSADAITLTPLLSVFTRNPTDDTGLALVIALGKMEVETLNATQIRQVLATQPKSAQHIAQPLLAQLAAREKAQAAQLAGLEPLLTGGDVGRGRRVFFGEKAACATCHAIGNEGSRLGPDLTSIGGIRAGRDILEAVVFPNASQVPGYEAFLVLTKTGRAHMGVIARETAAAVTLRAAGNIETRLERSKIKSIQPAPVSVMPQGLDKAITRGQLADLLAFLQSQNGEGWLQPVKLGTGDIRVRDSGIRE is encoded by the coding sequence ATGAAATTGCGTCTTCTTATTTTCATTCCGTTTTTCCCCTTGATTTGCCCGGCCGCACCGAAAACCGGTCTGGCCGCCATCACTGTTCCGGATGGGTTTACGGTTGAACGGGTCGCGGGGCCGGAACTGGCGCCGTACGGTATGCTGGCGAGTTTTGATGACCGGGGGCGACTATTTATCGCGGCCTCGTCGGGCAAAAATATAGGCGGGCAGGCGATGTCGAAAAAGCCGGAGTGCAAAATTTTTATGCTCGAAGATGAAAACGGCGACGGCGTGTTTGACCGCAGCACGGTGTTTGCGGACAAGGTGGGGATTCCGATGGGCGTGTTGTGTTGGAAGGGCGATGTGTTTGTGGCGTCGCCACCGGATGTGTGGCGGTTTCGCGATACCACTGGCGATGGTGTGACGGATCAGCGCGAAGTGCTTGCCAGCGGCTGGGTGACGCGCGGCACGGCGAGCCTGCACGGGCCGTTTCTCGGGCCGGAAGGGTGGCTGTATCTTACCGATGGCCGACATGGGTTTGATATTAAAACCAAAGATGGCCGTCACTACAAAGGCCTCGCTTCACGCATATGGCGACTGCGCACCGACGGCACGGGATTGGAGCCGGTGGCCGGTGGCGGCATGGATAACCCCGTCGAGGTCGCTTTCAATTCCGCGGGCGAGATGTTCGGCACGATGACTTATTTCACCAACCCGCGCAACGGCCAGCGCGATGCGCTGATGCATTTCCTCGAGGGCGGGGTGTACTTGAAATGGCACGCGAGTGTTTCGGAATTCAAACTCACCGGCGACTTGCTCGGCCCGATGACGCGTTTCGCCCGCGTAGCTCCCGCAGGCCTGATGTGCTATCGCGGCACGTCTTTCGGCAAGGCGTATCAAGGGGATCTTTTCAGCGCGCACTTCAATCCGCAGCGCATCCAGCGCCACGTATTGAAACGCAAAGGCGCCACGTTTGTCACCGAGGACAGCGAGTTCCTGCATTCCTCCGACCCCAACTTTCATCCCACCGATGTGCTTGAGTCGCCCGATGGCAGCCTCATTGTCATTGATACCGGCGCGTGGTACATCGACCAATGCCCCCTCTCGCGTATCTCGCGCCCCGAACACAAAGGGGGCATCTACCGCATTCGCCGCACAGGCGCGCCAAAGATTCCCGACCCCCTCGGCGCGTTTCTGGACCGTGCTGAAGTTCCGCCCGCGGGATTGGCTAAACTGTTGGCCGACCCGCGCCCCTTTGTGCAGGACAAAGCGATCGACCGCCTCGCCCAAAGTTCCGCCGCCGTGGTGCCGCACATCGCCGCGTTATTCAAAGACAAAACCATCTCCGCCGAAGCTCAATGCCGAGCTATTTGGGCATTGCATCGCCAAGGCTCCAAGCCTGCACGCGAAGTCATTCGCACAGCGTTGACCCATCCTGCGCCCGAGGTCCGCATCGCCGCCGCGCGCTCCACCGGACGCGCTGCTGACCAAGCCGCGATCCAACCCGTGCTGGACGGGCTCCGCGCGAAGCACCCTGCTGTCTCCCGCGAGATGGCTACGGCCCTCGGCCAAATGGGCTGCCGCAGCGCCACGGTTGCCCTCGCCGATGCCGCCGAACGTAGTGCCGATGCCCATCACGACCACGCCATCATTCGCTCGCTCATTCAACTCAATGTTCACGAAGCACTGTTCGACCGTTTGCAAAAAGGCTCGCCCAAGGCCCGCCGCGCCGCGCTGATTGCGCTGGATCAAGTGGATGACAGTCCATTGAAAATGGAGCACGTTACCCCGCACCTTGCCGCCACCGATCCCGCCCTCGCACGCTCCGCCGTGTGGGTAATGACTCACCACGCCGACTGGGCCCCTGGCATCGTCGGCCACTTGCGCACGCAGTTCAAAAAAATAAAGTGGACCGATGCCGAAGCGCAAACAATGCGCGATGCCCTCAAGGCGTTCGCGAAAAATGCCGAAGTGCAAACACTGATCGGCGAAATTTTGGCCGGCGAACAAACCGCCTCCCGTCGGTTGTTCCTGCTGGATGCCATTGAGAAAAGTGAAGTCAACACGCTGCCCGCCGCGTGGATTGCGGCCATCGGAAAGATCATCAGCCACAAAAATGTGTCTGAGCACATTCGCCTGCGCGCCGTGGGCTTGGTGCAGGCGCGCAACCTCAGCGCGCTCGACCCGCAACTCAAACAGGCCGCTGCAGACGAATCCGCGCCCGAGCCATTTCGGCTGGCTCTTCTCGGCGCATTGGCGCCGCGGCTGAACATCGTGGAGCCGGAAATTGTCCGTTACTTGATCCGTCATGCCACCGGCAAATCCGCCACCATCCGTGCTACCGCCGCCCGCGTTATTGGTCAATTGCCGTTGAACGAAAAACAAATTTTGTCCGTCGCTGAAAAAGCGATGCCGAGTGCTGACGCCATTACGCTGACGCCGCTGCTATCCGTATTCACCCGCAACCCCACCGACGACACCGGCCTCGCGCTGGTAATTGCGTTGGGCAAAATGGAAGTGGAAACGCTCAACGCAACGCAAATCCGGCAGGTGCTTGCCACCCAACCCAAGTCGGCTCAACACATCGCCCAACCGCTGCTTGCCCAACTGGCCGCCCGCGAAAAAGCACAAGCCGCGCAGCTCGCCGGGCTGGAGCCGCTGCTCACCGGAGGTGATGTTGGTCGAGGTCGCCGCGTGTTCTTCGGTGAAAAGGCAGCGTGCGCCACCTGCCACGCGATCGGTAATGAGGGCAGCAGACTGGGGCCCGACCTCACGTCCATTGGCGGCATTCGCGCCGGGCGCGATATTCTCGAGGCGGTGGTTTTCCCCAACGCCAGTCAGGTTCCCGGCTACGAGGCGTTTTTGGTTTTAACCAAAACGGGCCGCGCGCATATGGGCGTCATTGCGCGCGAGACTGCCGCCGCGGTTACCCTCCGCGCGGCCGGAAACATTGAGACGCGTCTGGAGCGTTCGAAAATAAAATCCATCCAACCCGCGCCCGTTTCGGTCATGCCGCAGGGCCTCGACAAGGCCATCACCCGCGGACAACTCGCTGACCTTCTCGCTTTCCTGCAATCGCAAAACGGCGAAGGTTGGCTCCAGCCGGTGAAGCTCGGAACGGGTGACATTCGAGTTCGGGATTCAGGAATCCGCGAGTAG